The segment GAGGACTTGTGCTGACTATTAATTCATTTTCTTTTGCTGTCATGGTTTCACCTGAGATTTTGCAAGTCTTACAAGCTGCACTATCGGCCTCTTTGAAGGGCAGACAAATGCGCATGAACCGCATTCGAAACAATCAAATATATTATATGACTTTGTCTCTTCATAAAACCCTTTTTCGGAATATATGCTCAGCATCGAAGGCATGAGTCCCATAGGACATATATCAATGCATCTTCCGCATCTTATGCACGGTTCGAATTCACCTGATTCCTCTACTTTATCGTCTGTTAACGCAAGTATTCCTGATGTGCCTTTTGTTACAGGAACATCAAGAGATGACAGCGCAAATCCCATCATTGGTCCGCCTGCAATTATTTTTGATGCATTTTCCTTGAGGCTGCAGCACTGTGTTACTAAATCAGATATAAGCGTGCCAATTCTCACTTTAAGATTTGCAGGTCTTTTTATCCCTTCGCCTGTTACAGTAACAACCCTTTCTATTAATGGTCTTCCGTATCTTACGGCCTCGTAAACAGCCAGAGCTGTTCCAACATTCTGCACGACTACTTTAACATCCATAGGCAGTCCTTTTGGCGGAACTTTTCTCCCGGTAATAGACTTTATCAGCATCTTCTCAGCGCCCTGAGGATATTTGACCTCAAGACTTTTTACCTTAATCCCTTTTGTTCTTAAGGCTGCTCTGCTCATGGCCTCAACTGCCAGAGGCTTGTTATCTTCTATGCCTATAAAACCCCTCTCAACATTAAGTATCTTCATTATTATCTTGA is part of the Nitrospiraceae bacterium genome and harbors:
- the rsxC gene encoding electron transport complex subunit RsxC, with translation MTRATFKGGIHPPDNKALTADRSIEKAGVPMRVVMHMSQHIGAPCKPVVSIYQDVKKGELIGEPTAFVSSPIHSSVSGKVIAISEFPSITGKMINSVVIENNGKEEWAELKEDPDYENLSVDELREKIKTAGIVGMGGAAFPTLVKLSPPKEKTIDTVIINGAECEPYLTADYRMMIEEPDEIIEGLKIIMKILNVERGFIGIEDNKPLAVEAMSRAALRTKGIKVKSLEVKYPQGAEKMLIKSITGRKVPPKGLPMDVKVVVQNVGTALAVYEAVRYGRPLIERVVTVTGEGIKRPANLKVRIGTLISDLVTQCCSLKENASKIIAGGPMMGFALSSLDVPVTKGTSGILALTDDKVEESGEFEPCIRCGRCIDICPMGLMPSMLSIYSEKGFYEETKSYNIFDCFECGSCAFVCPSKRPIVQLVRLAKSQVKP